A portion of the Bacillus thuringiensis genome contains these proteins:
- a CDS encoding sporulation protein encodes MFQKFLASVGIGSAKVDTVLEKDEYIVGEEIVGKVHIIGGSVSQQIESIYLTLSTSYVREVDDKKVTATYDLERVRLTEPFSVEPNEKVEIPFSFSMPIEAPLTLGMKTVWIHTGLDIKRSIDPSDRDYVQVLPNALLSSVLDSVNELGFKARHIECEELPHRLRKQVPFAQEFEFIPVSGEHYGKLDELELLILPRAYDRLEIIMEVDRKSRGLAGLFAEALDLDEKVIRFTVTREDIPEMKQKINNYIF; translated from the coding sequence ATGTTTCAAAAGTTTTTAGCAAGCGTTGGTATTGGAAGTGCAAAGGTAGATACTGTTCTTGAAAAAGATGAGTATATTGTTGGGGAAGAAATAGTTGGAAAGGTTCATATAATTGGAGGTTCAGTTAGCCAACAAATTGAAAGCATTTACTTAACATTATCGACGTCGTATGTACGAGAAGTGGATGATAAAAAAGTAACAGCAACATATGATTTAGAGCGAGTACGCTTAACAGAACCTTTTTCTGTAGAACCGAATGAAAAAGTTGAAATTCCATTTTCTTTTTCAATGCCAATTGAAGCACCACTTACACTTGGTATGAAAACGGTTTGGATTCATACAGGTCTTGATATTAAACGTAGTATAGACCCAAGTGACCGCGACTACGTTCAAGTGTTACCCAATGCATTATTAAGTAGTGTTTTAGATAGTGTAAATGAATTAGGGTTTAAAGCACGTCATATAGAATGTGAAGAATTACCGCATCGATTACGTAAGCAAGTTCCATTCGCACAAGAATTTGAGTTTATTCCGGTTTCTGGAGAGCATTATGGGAAATTAGATGAATTAGAATTATTAATCTTGCCACGTGCATACGACCGACTAGAAATTATTATGGAAGTAGATAGAAAATCCCGTGGTTTAGCTGGATTATTCGCTGAGGCGCTTGATCTTGATGAGAAGGTGATTCGTTTTACCGTAACAAGAGAAGATATCCCTGAGATGAAGCAAAAAATTAATAATTATATTTTTTAA
- a CDS encoding phosphatase PAP2 family protein has translation MKRYRHLYLLSFTLLICFVVLSLSYHTACIENFDNIVAHFIQSFRNDYLTTYFTWVSFIGSKRIYFPLLIILVMYFLVRKKLLSALLLTINYYGSRYLNSMLKLWYERARPDVTQLVTATGYSFPSGHTMNATAFLGFIAYVTITEDRISLHKKLLIILIASFVVLSISVSRIYLGVHYPSDVLAGWAAGGSWLVLCVIFHKTFIKKEPMS, from the coding sequence GTGAAACGATATCGACATTTATACTTGCTAAGTTTTACGTTACTCATTTGTTTTGTCGTATTATCACTTTCGTATCATACCGCTTGTATTGAGAATTTTGACAATATAGTCGCACATTTTATTCAAAGCTTTCGAAACGATTATTTGACGACCTATTTTACTTGGGTGTCTTTTATCGGTTCCAAAAGAATATATTTTCCATTACTCATTATTCTTGTAATGTATTTTCTCGTTAGAAAAAAGTTGCTTAGTGCGTTACTTCTAACAATTAATTACTACGGATCTCGTTATTTAAACAGTATGCTTAAACTATGGTACGAACGAGCAAGACCTGATGTCACGCAGCTTGTTACTGCGACTGGATATAGTTTTCCGAGCGGTCATACGATGAATGCTACTGCTTTTTTAGGATTTATTGCATACGTCACAATTACTGAAGATCGTATTTCGTTGCATAAAAAATTATTAATTATTCTTATAGCAAGCTTTGTTGTATTATCTATTTCAGTTAGCCGAATATATCTTGGCGTGCACTATCCATCTGACGTATTAGCAGGATGGGCAGCTGGCGGTAGCTGGCTCGTTTTATGTGTTATATTTCATAAAACGTTCATAAAAAAAGAACCTATGTCATAA
- a CDS encoding serine/threonine protein kinase — protein sequence MKWRRVLALFDRPLRKNTIVAERYKIESVIGMGSYGVTYVVNDLQINRYKVLKQLRQSKQRYESGRKSFEQEKMILQTLNHHAIPSLYDHFIWEKKSFFVMEYMPGKNFEDYIFIDGYVYTEREVFEILYEILEIVSVFHSEGIIHRDLRIPNILMKENQISIIDFGLAKWKGEDDERATTYEGEQALMREVHFRSDFYALGHFSLFLLYAGYESNEKQEKPWYEELTLENYNREILMRMLQIKTPYYENVQDLKQDVASALERMETPCFKSF from the coding sequence ATGAAATGGCGTCGTGTACTAGCATTATTTGATAGACCACTGCGAAAAAATACAATTGTTGCAGAACGTTATAAAATTGAATCAGTAATTGGAATGGGCAGTTATGGGGTTACATATGTCGTTAATGATTTACAAATAAATAGATATAAAGTCTTAAAACAATTAAGACAAAGTAAACAAAGATATGAGTCTGGTAGAAAATCATTTGAACAAGAGAAAATGATTTTACAAACATTAAATCATCATGCAATTCCTAGTCTATATGATCATTTCATATGGGAGAAAAAGAGCTTCTTTGTGATGGAGTACATGCCTGGTAAAAATTTTGAAGATTATATTTTCATAGATGGGTATGTATATACAGAACGTGAAGTTTTTGAGATTTTATATGAAATATTAGAAATTGTATCGGTGTTTCATAGTGAAGGCATTATTCATCGAGATTTACGCATTCCAAACATACTAATGAAAGAAAATCAAATTAGTATTATTGATTTTGGATTGGCTAAATGGAAAGGTGAGGATGATGAGCGAGCTACAACTTACGAAGGTGAACAAGCTTTGATGCGAGAAGTTCACTTTCGTAGCGACTTTTATGCGCTCGGTCATTTCTCATTATTTTTATTATATGCAGGATATGAATCTAATGAAAAACAGGAAAAACCATGGTACGAAGAATTAACTTTGGAAAATTATAATCGCGAAATTCTTATGCGAATGTTACAAATAAAAACGCCGTACTATGAGAATGTACAAGATTTAAAACAAGATGTAGCTTCTGCTTTAGAAAGGATGGAGACTCCATGTTTCAAAAGTTTTTAG